The proteins below come from a single Verrucomicrobiia bacterium genomic window:
- a CDS encoding sigma-70 family RNA polymerase sigma factor → MLAAGRSDSTRAREALANLCQTYWRPLYAYIRRRGYSPHDAEDLTQAFFARLLGRHDVAAVSPERGRFRSYLLGATNHFLADEWDKARARKRGGGKVISLDSAAAEAAYAQTPVDAVTPETLYDRRWAITVLEEAHQRLRREQEREGKVGQFDRLRFALAGERSALPYAELARELDMTEGAVKVAVHRLRRRYRAVLRELVAETVATPDEVEDELRHLLRALAGP, encoded by the coding sequence GTGCTGGCCGCCGGGCGAAGCGATTCGACCCGGGCCCGCGAAGCGCTGGCCAATCTTTGCCAGACCTACTGGCGTCCGCTCTATGCCTACATCCGGCGGCGGGGTTATTCGCCCCACGACGCCGAGGATCTCACACAGGCGTTCTTTGCCCGGCTGCTCGGGCGCCATGATGTTGCCGCCGTGAGCCCGGAGCGGGGCCGGTTCCGCTCCTACCTTCTTGGGGCGACCAACCACTTCCTGGCTGACGAATGGGACAAGGCGCGCGCCCGGAAGCGGGGCGGCGGCAAGGTCATTTCCCTCGACAGCGCCGCCGCCGAAGCGGCCTACGCGCAGACTCCCGTGGATGCGGTCACGCCCGAAACGTTGTATGACCGGCGATGGGCCATCACGGTGCTCGAGGAGGCCCACCAACGGTTGCGCCGGGAACAGGAACGCGAGGGGAAGGTCGGACAGTTCGATCGCCTGAGATTCGCCCTGGCGGGAGAGCGCAGCGCCCTGCCCTATGCCGAACTGGCCCGGGAACTCGACATGACCGAGGGCGCTGTGAAGGTGGCCGTGCATCGCCTGCGCCGACGTTACCGCGCCGTGCTGCGCGAACTCGTCGCCGAGACGGTGGCCACCCCGGACGAGGTCGAAGACGAGCTGCGCCATCTGCTGCGGGCGCTCGCCGGGCCGTGA
- a CDS encoding type II toxin-antitoxin system VapC family toxin, whose protein sequence is MILVDANLLLYAEDSLSIHHEAARSWWDAQLSGIAPVCLCWPVLTAFVRIGTNPRLHRRPLTLREATERVQSWLDQPCVRILVPSAQHWVVLQRMLRAGNATANLVSDAHIAALAVEHNCTLASTDTDFARFRGLKWINPIAD, encoded by the coding sequence TTGATCCTCGTGGACGCGAATCTCCTCCTCTATGCGGAGGACAGTCTTTCCATCCATCACGAGGCGGCCAGGTCCTGGTGGGACGCGCAATTGAGCGGGATTGCCCCGGTCTGCCTTTGCTGGCCGGTGCTGACGGCGTTCGTGCGAATAGGCACCAATCCACGGTTGCACCGGCGTCCGCTCACCCTGCGCGAGGCGACCGAACGGGTGCAGAGCTGGCTGGACCAACCTTGCGTGCGGATCCTCGTTCCCTCGGCACAGCATTGGGTCGTCCTCCAACGGATGCTTAGGGCCGGCAACGCGACCGCGAATCTGGTATCCGACGCTCACATCGCGGCGCTGGCCGTCGAGCACAACTGCACCCTGGCCTCCACGGACACCGACTTCGCCCGATTTCGCGGGCTCAAATGGATCAACCCGATTGCGGACTGA
- a CDS encoding DUF2191 domain-containing protein codes for MRTTLTLDPDVAARAREGASRLGKPFKEVVNMALRVGLDAVLTPPAAKPYRTQARPLGLREGFAYDSIEDLLDRGEGEEHA; via the coding sequence ATGCGAACCACGTTGACGTTGGACCCCGATGTGGCGGCCAGGGCGCGGGAGGGAGCGTCCCGGTTGGGCAAGCCTTTCAAGGAGGTCGTGAACATGGCCCTACGGGTGGGGTTGGATGCCGTTCTCACTCCTCCCGCCGCCAAGCCCTATCGGACGCAGGCCCGCCCGCTTGGCCTGCGCGAAGGCTTCGCCTACGACAGCATCGAGGACCTTCTGGATCGTGGCGAAGGGGAGGAACACGCTTGA
- a CDS encoding DUF1559 domain-containing protein, whose product MAQPITWEVPDLPRRAPRAAFTLVELLVVMAIVAVLASLLLPALSNARAQAHSIKCRSNLRQSALHLAIYVGDHGRYPGSSYVASNIVGQGAYGFDLNGVVRPSGNPEIGVRRCPSMTYAASRPAIGLLSFSGFTSYGYNHLGYINDRGPEGERYGLVMTWPANHAAVPGTPAADSGVPENTVLSPSDMLALGDNFALLPASGGDFDVDSVMESFLGIQRQETFRSRGQTTAESVRRARARHQGRANAAFCDGHVESISFRRLFLDRDDASLRRWNRDNQPHW is encoded by the coding sequence ATGGCCCAGCCAATCACCTGGGAAGTGCCAGATCTTCCGCGCCGCGCTCCAAGGGCCGCATTCACCCTGGTGGAACTCCTGGTGGTGATGGCGATTGTCGCTGTCCTGGCTTCGCTCCTTCTGCCAGCCCTTTCAAACGCCAGGGCTCAGGCTCACTCCATCAAGTGCCGCAGCAACCTCCGTCAGTCCGCCCTGCACCTGGCGATCTACGTTGGAGACCACGGGCGTTATCCAGGCTCCTCGTACGTCGCCAGCAACATCGTGGGACAGGGCGCCTACGGGTTTGATTTGAACGGTGTCGTGCGACCTTCAGGGAACCCCGAAATTGGAGTGCGACGCTGTCCCTCCATGACCTATGCCGCAAGCCGTCCTGCCATCGGCTTGCTGTCCTTCAGCGGCTTCACTTCCTATGGTTACAACCACCTTGGCTACATCAATGATCGGGGGCCCGAAGGCGAACGGTACGGACTTGTCATGACATGGCCCGCAAACCACGCCGCCGTGCCCGGAACGCCGGCGGCCGATTCGGGTGTACCGGAGAATACTGTCTTGAGCCCAAGTGACATGCTGGCATTGGGCGATAATTTTGCGCTTCTGCCCGCATCCGGAGGAGACTTCGACGTCGATTCCGTCATGGAAAGCTTCCTGGGCATTCAACGCCAGGAAACCTTCCGGTCCCGTGGTCAGACCACTGCCGAATCCGTAAGGCGCGCCAGAGCGCGCCACCAGGGCAGAGCCAACGCCGCCTTCTGCGACGGCCACGTTGAATCGATCTCGTTCAGGCGCCTCTTCCTCGATCGCGATGACGCATCCCTGCGCCGCTGGAACCGGGACAATCAACCTCATTGGTAG
- the sugE gene encoding quaternary ammonium compound efflux SMR transporter SugE: MAWIYLIVAGLLEIGWAVGLKYTAGFSRFWPSVATLGTMIVSFGFLAAALKTIPVGTGYAVWTGIGAAGTAIIGMAFLGESREVLRILCIVLIVAGVVGLKLASASEPGLGSDL; the protein is encoded by the coding sequence ATGGCTTGGATCTACCTGATCGTTGCCGGCCTTCTCGAGATCGGCTGGGCCGTCGGCCTCAAGTACACGGCAGGCTTCTCCAGATTCTGGCCGAGCGTTGCCACCCTTGGCACCATGATCGTCAGCTTCGGCTTCCTGGCGGCGGCACTCAAAACCATCCCCGTGGGCACAGGCTACGCCGTGTGGACGGGCATCGGTGCCGCAGGCACGGCGATCATCGGAATGGCCTTCCTGGGCGAGTCGCGGGAAGTGTTACGGATCCTTTGCATCGTGCTCATCGTCGCCGGCGTCGTGGGTCTCAAGCTCGCATCCGCTTCAGAACCAGGGCTGGGGTCAGATCTCTGA
- a CDS encoding endonuclease/exonuclease/phosphatase family protein, with amino-acid sequence MKPPACILLLAVLLAASSAQALILGTFNIRYANPGDVERGNGWEQRAPVVTDLIRFHNFDVIGIQEALHHQLLTMAERMPEYAYTGRGRDDGRHRGEHAAIFYKKGKFRLLDGGDFWFSETPDVPGRGWDAALPRICTWVKLQPVSGTRPFHLFNLHFDHVGVQARLESARLVLRRIHEIAGDQPVVLVGDFNVDQNSEGYRILTGSGVFTDAHDTAAIRYALNGTANRFDPNTRTDSRIDHIFLTRHFQALRYGVLTDSYRIRVPQPGPDAPSGNFPREIRFGEFQARLPSDHFPVLVEVSALPSDP; translated from the coding sequence ATGAAGCCCCCCGCCTGCATCCTCCTCCTCGCCGTCCTTCTGGCCGCCTCGTCGGCCCAGGCCCTGATCCTAGGCACCTTCAACATCCGCTATGCCAATCCGGGCGATGTCGAACGCGGCAACGGCTGGGAACAGCGGGCCCCCGTGGTCACCGACCTCATCCGGTTCCACAACTTCGATGTGATCGGCATCCAGGAGGCCCTCCACCACCAGCTCCTGACCATGGCCGAACGGATGCCGGAATACGCCTACACCGGACGCGGTCGCGACGACGGCCGGCATCGCGGTGAACACGCCGCCATCTTCTACAAGAAGGGCAAGTTCCGCCTCCTCGACGGCGGTGACTTCTGGTTCTCCGAAACGCCCGACGTCCCGGGCAGGGGCTGGGATGCCGCCCTGCCCCGCATCTGCACCTGGGTCAAACTCCAGCCCGTCTCCGGCACCCGCCCCTTCCACCTCTTCAACCTCCACTTCGACCATGTCGGCGTGCAGGCACGCCTCGAAAGCGCCCGCCTCGTCCTCCGGAGAATCCACGAGATCGCAGGCGATCAACCGGTCGTGCTGGTGGGCGACTTCAATGTGGATCAGAACAGCGAGGGCTATCGAATCCTCACCGGCTCCGGCGTCTTCACCGACGCCCATGACACCGCCGCCATCCGTTACGCCCTCAACGGCACCGCCAACCGGTTCGATCCCAACACCCGCACGGACAGCCGGATCGACCACATCTTCCTGACCCGCCATTTCCAGGCCCTTCGCTACGGCGTCCTCACCGACTCCTACCGCATCCGCGTCCCCCAGCCCGGCCCCGACGCCCCCTCCGGCAACTTCCCGAGGGAGATCCGCTTCGGCGAATTCCAGGCCCGCCTCCCCTCGGACCACTTCCCCGTCCTGGTCGAAGTGTCCGCACTCCCTTCAGATCCCTGA